A region of the Campylobacter cuniculorum DSM 23162 = LMG 24588 genome:
AGCTTAGAATTTTCGAGTTTGAGTTGTTTTAAAGGAATATCAAAGATAGTATCTCCGTTTAATACAAAAATTTCTTTTTGTTGTGTCAAAGTAAGAGCTAATTGCAAAGCACCACCCGTTCCTAAAGGTTCTTTTTCTATACTATATGCAATCTCAAGTCCTAAAAATTCATCTTTGAAATAATTTTGAATCTTTGAGTATTGATAAGAAACCGCTAAAACAACCCTTTTAACTCCCTGTGCTTTAAGATATTTAAAAATAAAGGTTAAAAAAGGTTTATCTCCAACGGGTGCCATAGGTTTTGGTCTATCCTTAAGGACACTTCGCAGTCTGGTTCCTAATCCTCCACATAAAACAATTGCTTCCAAAAACTAAAAACCTTTACCAAAGAGAGTTTCTTCTACAATCGCACAAAGAATATGCCCTATGAGTATGTGAGATTCTTGTATTCTAGGCGTTTCTTTAGAAGGCACCTTGATACAATAATCACAAAGCTCTGCCATCTTTCCACCGCTTTCTCCTGTAAAACCTACAGATACAATGCCTTTTTCTTTGCAAATTTTTAGAGCTTCAAGAATATTAAGGCTATTACCACTTGTTGAAATTCCGATAAAAATATCGCCTTTAACGCCTTGAGCTTGCACTTGTCTTGCAAAAACTTTCTCATAACCATAGTCATTTCCAATCGCTGTAAGTATGCTCGTATCTGTGGTTAAAGCAATGCTAGCAATACCCGGTCTGTCAAAATAAAAACGGCTGACAAATTCTCCTGCAAGATGCTGTGCGTCTGCTGCAGAGCCTCCATTACCTGCAAGCAAAGTTTTATTGCCTTGTTTATAGGCTTTAACGCATTCTAATGCTACTTTTTCTATAAGCAGAAGTAAATTTTCATTTTTTAGAATTTTCTCCTTAACCTCGATAGAATGTGTAAAATGCTCTTTAATGTATAAATTTAAACTCAAATTTCATCCTTTTTCATCTCTATAAGTTCTATTTTTTTCGCAGTTTTTATCACTGCTTTTAAATTTTTACATTGATTTTCTTTGAAAAATCTCAAAATTTCATTTTCAAAAACAATTTTTTCTACAATAGACATAGCCATTAAAATACAATCTATATCCTTTAGCTCCTCTTGACTCGCTTTGACGATAGAAATCTGACTATTTTGCAAAAATCGTCCCGATTTTTCTGGATTTAAATCTATGCATTTTTTAATTCTTTTTAGATTCAAATCATCAATAAAAGTCAATATTGTATTAGCATGAATCCCCCCCCCCCATAAATAGCTATGTTTTCATAGTTTAAAAGGTGGGCATTCATCTCTTTGATACTCGCGTCAAAATAGGTTTCATCGTTAAAGAAAATTAAAGGCAAATCCCGCTTTGTTACTTCTTTTTTCTTTTCAAAGAAAAGACCCATATGCTGCTCTTCATACGAAAAATATCTGTCGATAAATTCACAACCTAAGTCTTCAAGGGTATTAATGAGGACATTTTCTTCAAAAAACCCAAAATGATCATGGAAAAACTCATAGAATTTTTTATGTTCAAAAATTTCTAAAACATTTGGCACTTCAATATAAATTTTTCCTCCATAATCCAAAAAATCAACCACATTTTTCAAAAAATTTCTCGGATTTTCAATATGCTCTAACAAATGCCTAAAAATAACAAAATCAATCTTATGCTTAAGATAGGATTTGATACTTTTTGCATCAAAAAAATCTTGAATATGCAAAGTGTTTTGCAATTTCAAAGAATTCAAAGCAGTTGGAGAAGGATCAACACTATAGACAAATTTAAATTCTTCAGCTAAAGCACGGAGTAAATCACAATGTCCGGGTGCTATCTCTAAGAATACATCATCTTTTGAAGCGAGACTTTTGATTTTATCTTTAATTTTAAGAATATTTTTGCTTAAAAAAGAAGTGAAATTCTTTTGCTGATAATATTCTTTACTTGTATAAACTTCTTTCATTTTAGCAAGATTAAAGCTTTTATTAAAAATGAATCCACATGCTAAGCATTGATGTAAATCCATCGTGCAATCACCTCTTGCATAGTCTTTATGCCCTAGTTTTCTTTTAGCCTCAAAATTGAAAATATCTCCACTTGCAAAAACTTTATCTTTATAAAAAACTCTTTTTGACCTCAATTTTTTATCACATAAAGGACATTTTTGATTCATATTCTCCACGATTTTGCTCCTTCTTTAGTAAATGAAAAATTCTGCACATAGCCCTTTTCTAAATTTAAAAGCTCTATAAGTTTATATTTTTTAATCGGATCAACTAAAAAAAACATAAAACCCCCTGCCCCTGCACCACTTACCTTGCCTCCATACGCTCCGTTTTCTATGGCAAGATTGTAAATTTTATCACATTCATCGTTGCTGACAATTTCAGAAATAATCTTCTTAGAATGCCAAGATTTAGAAAGAATTCTTGCTAAGGCATTAAAATCTGCTTTAAATAAAGCTTCTTTCATATCCACAGCATCTTGTTTAATGCTATGCATAGCCTTAAGACTCTTGCTATTTCCTAATTTTCCTTTTTTATGCTCTTCAACATCTTTCGCCTCGCGACTTATGCTCGTAAAATACAATACCATTCTATTTTCAAGCTCACTAATAATATAATTTTTAATGCGTAAAGGATTTACAATAACCCTTTTATCTTTATAAAATTCCATAAAATTAAATCCACCAAAGGTTGCAGCGTATTGATCTTGTGCTCCGCCGATAATGCCTAAGTCTTCTCTTTCAATTTCATAAGCAAGTCTTGCAATCTCATATTCGCCAAGAGGTAAATTCAGCCACTCTACAAAGGCTTTTATCACGCCTACAACTAAAGTTGAGCTGCCTCCTAGACCGCTTCCACTTGGAACATCAGAATATGTATGCAAAGAAAAACTTAAGGATTTATGTGTAAAATCTTTAACGATACGATTATAAACCGCTTTAAAAATATCCAAAATTCCATCATTTTCTAAATGCATTTTGCTTTCATATATGGCATATTGATTTGTATCGGGAGAATCAAAGATAATTTTATCATCATTTCTTGGTTTTAAAGTGCAATAAATATAAAGATTAATGGTTGCATTCAATACAAAACCTATGTATTTATCACTATATAAATTAATATCTGTCCCACCTCCTGCGAGTCCTAATCGCAAAGGAGTTTGAGAACGCACGATTTTCATAAATCCCCCCCCCCCATAATCATTTCCATAAACTTGTCCTTGTTTCTTTAAAACTCAAATTCTAACAAAATCAAAATTAAAATATCATTTAAATGATATAAAAAATTTTTAAACCCAATCCAAAAAGATATTTTCAATCTTTTGTTCTTTAATTTGCTTTTGAATGCTAGAAAGCTTAGTCTCTCCATCTTCAAACATATACTCATGAATCTCACAAGCAATGAATCGAATTTTTTGAT
Encoded here:
- the hddC gene encoding D-glycero-D-manno-heptose 1-phosphate guanosyltransferase, producing the protein MEAIVLCGGLGTRLRSVLKDRPKPMAPVGDKPFLTFIFKYLKAQGVKRVVLAVSYQYSKIQNYFKDEFLGLEIAYSIEKEPLGTGGALQLALTLTQQKEIFVLNGDTIFDIPLKQLKLENSKLCMALKKMSNFERYGCVELDENGFIKLFKEKKPTKEGLINGGIYLVSEDIFSGFYLKDKFSFEDFLQKNFKKLIARAEIFEDYFIDIGVPSDYELFCSLEKTKDNALSFF
- the gmhA2 gene encoding D-sedoheptulose 7-phosphate isomerase; the encoded protein is MSLNLYIKEHFTHSIEVKEKILKNENLLLLIEKVALECVKAYKQGNKTLLAGNGGSAADAQHLAGEFVSRFYFDRPGIASIALTTDTSILTAIGNDYGYEKVFARQVQAQGVKGDIFIGISTSGNSLNILEALKICKEKGIVSVGFTGESGGKMAELCDYCIKVPSKETPRIQESHILIGHILCAIVEETLFGKGF
- a CDS encoding class I SAM-dependent methyltransferase, which encodes MNQKCPLCDKKLRSKRVFYKDKVFASGDIFNFEAKRKLGHKDYARGDCTMDLHQCLACGFIFNKSFNLAKMKEVYTSKEYYQQKNFTSFLSKNILKIKDKIKSLASKDDVFLEIAPGHCDLLRALAEEFKFVYSVDPSPTALNSLKLQNTLHIQDFFDAKSIKSYLKHKIDFVIFRHLLEHIENPRNFLKNVVDFLDYGGKIYIEVPNVLEIFEHKKFYEFFHDHFGFFEENVLINTLEDLGCEFIDRYFSYEEQHMGLFFEKKKEVTKRDLPLIFFNDETYFDASIKEMNAHLLNYENIAIYGGGGFMLIQY
- the hddA gene encoding D-glycero-D-manno-heptose 7-phosphate kinase, producing MKIVRSQTPLRLGLAGGGTDINLYSDKYIGFVLNATINLYIYCTLKPRNDDKIIFDSPDTNQYAIYESKMHLENDGILDIFKAVYNRIVKDFTHKSLSFSLHTYSDVPSGSGLGGSSTLVVGVIKAFVEWLNLPLGEYEIARLAYEIEREDLGIIGGAQDQYAATFGGFNFMEFYKDKRVIVNPLRIKNYIISELENRMVLYFTSISREAKDVEEHKKGKLGNSKSLKAMHSIKQDAVDMKEALFKADFNALARILSKSWHSKKIISEIVSNDECDKIYNLAIENGAYGGKVSGAGAGGFMFFLVDPIKKYKLIELLNLEKGYVQNFSFTKEGAKSWRI